The Desulfovibrio sp. Huiquan2017 genome includes a window with the following:
- the cbiR gene encoding cobamide remodeling phosphodiesterase CbiR: protein MRFPFPLAAPSAVLRAGLAENSAFLACRFPEIAILFFETEACLAYTDEDLPPHLADLPCSWHAHMPLDLPWRAGFETAWRKIDGLLDKLAPVSPKAYVLHPPDAPDMLPPLAARLRDKGVDPARVLIENVNGCSLTPIWDEMVEGGYSACLDIGHIRAYDQHDILQLPGLWERVRMLHVYGAERDRRHRPLSELDLEGQTLLRTMLEQASDFTVTLELFGEAELFDSLDLFGRWFARWSEKK, encoded by the coding sequence GTGCGCTTTCCCTTCCCCCTGGCCGCGCCCTCGGCGGTCCTGCGCGCGGGCCTGGCCGAGAACAGCGCTTTCCTGGCCTGCCGCTTCCCGGAAATCGCCATCCTTTTTTTCGAAACCGAGGCCTGCCTGGCCTACACCGACGAGGATCTGCCCCCGCACCTCGCGGACCTGCCCTGCTCCTGGCACGCGCACATGCCGCTGGACCTGCCCTGGCGGGCGGGATTCGAAACGGCCTGGCGGAAGATCGACGGGCTGCTGGACAAACTCGCCCCGGTCTCGCCCAAAGCCTACGTTCTCCATCCTCCGGACGCGCCGGACATGCTCCCGCCCCTGGCGGCCCGCCTGCGCGACAAGGGCGTGGACCCGGCCCGCGTCCTGATCGAAAACGTGAACGGATGCAGCCTGACGCCGATCTGGGACGAGATGGTCGAGGGCGGCTACTCGGCCTGCCTGGACATCGGCCACATCAGGGCCTATGACCAGCACGACATCTTGCAATTGCCCGGCCTGTGGGAGCGGGTGCGCATGCTCCACGTATACGGAGCCGAACGGGACAGGCGCCACCGGCCCCTGAGCGAGCTGGACCTTGAGGGCCAGACCCTGCTGCGGACCATGCTTGAACAGGCCTCGGACTTCACCGTGACCCTGGAACTCTTCGGCGAGGCGGAGCTGTTCGACTCCCTGGATCTCTTCGGCCGGTGGTTCGCCCGGTGGAGCGAAAAAAAATGA
- a CDS encoding bifunctional adenosylcobinamide kinase/adenosylcobinamide-phosphate guanylyltransferase, protein MITLVLGGNKSGKSDFALDLLTQSPGPALFVATGKARDLEFREQIRQHRVSRGPDIEVSETAEDLPQTLQKAKLSFPAVLVDSLDYWLFACREAGCEPEKIEELLEVLNNWDSTDLILVSCETGLGPLPAGSAVRAFVRSLGALNQAVAVRADQAFLVAAGLPLTLKQG, encoded by the coding sequence ATGATCACATTGGTACTCGGCGGCAACAAGTCCGGAAAATCCGACTTCGCCCTCGATTTGCTGACCCAATCCCCGGGTCCGGCCTTGTTTGTGGCCACGGGCAAGGCCCGGGACCTGGAATTTCGCGAGCAGATCCGTCAACACCGGGTCAGCCGGGGTCCTGACATCGAAGTGTCGGAAACGGCCGAGGACTTGCCTCAAACGCTTCAAAAGGCTAAATTGTCGTTTCCGGCCGTGCTGGTGGACAGCCTGGACTACTGGTTGTTCGCCTGCCGAGAGGCCGGATGTGAGCCGGAAAAAATTGAGGAATTACTGGAAGTTCTCAATAACTGGGACTCCACGGATTTGATACTCGTCTCTTGTGAGACAGGGCTTGGGCCGCTGCCTGCGGGCAGTGCGGTCCGAGCTTTCGTGCGGAGCCTCGGCGCGCTCAATCAAGCTGTCGCCGTACGGGCCGACCAGGCGTTCCTGGTGGCGGCCGGGCTGCCGTTAACCCTGAAACAGGGATAG